A genomic window from Papaver somniferum cultivar HN1 unplaced genomic scaffold, ASM357369v1 unplaced-scaffold_15, whole genome shotgun sequence includes:
- the LOC113335741 gene encoding 3-oxoacyl-[acyl-carrier-protein] synthase II, chloroplastic-like: protein MATSSMGASPLCTWLVAACMSVSYQDNNNSSSKMLQSHKRLNKGAARRKRVVMSKCNGGDNKGLMSGSSSFHGLMSSCFEPCEEFNGFFFGGASSRNLSGGSRQRRSNQAAYAGKTMSVAVQPTKETTKKKSVTKQRRVVVTGTGVVSSVGHDSDVFYNNLLEGVSGISEIEAFDCAQFPTRIAGEIKDFSTEGWVAPKLSKRADKFMLYMLTAGKKALADAGMTVDVMNELDRAKCGVLIGSAMGGMKVFHDAIEALRVSYKKMNPFCVPFATTNMGSAMLAMDLGWMGPNYSISTACATSNFCILNAANHIIRGEADVMLCGGSDAAIIPIGLGGFVACRALSQRNGDPTKASRPWDVNRDGFVMGEGAGVLVLEELEHAQKRGATIYAEFLGGSFTSDAYHMTEPHPDGTGVILCIERALASAGVSKEDVNYVNAHATSTPAGDLKEYQALIHCFGQNPELRVNSTKSMIGHLLGAAGAVEAVATVQAIKTGWVHPNINLEEPEKGVDTSLLVGPKKERLDIKVGLSNSFGFGGHNSCILFAPFK from the exons ATGGCAACTTCATCAATGGGTGCTTCACCTCTATGTACATGGTTAGTTGCAGCTTGCATGTCTGTTTCATATCAAGACAACAACAACTCATCATCAAAGATGTTACAATCTCATAAGAGACTAAATAAAGGAGCTGCAAGAAGGAAAAGGGTTGTTATGTCAAAATGTAATGGTGGTGATAATAAGGGTTTGATGAGTGGATCATCAAGTTTTCATGGATTGATGAGTTCTTGTTTTGAACCTTGTGAGGAGTTTAATGGATTCTTCTTTGGTGGTGCTTCTAGTAGAAATCTCAGTGGTGGTAGTAGACAAAGGAGGAGTAATCAAGCTGCTTATGCTG GAAAAACCATGTCTGTAGCTGTGCAGCCTACGAAAGAAACAACGAAAAAGAAATCTGTTACAAAGCAACGGCGAGTTGTTGTTACAGGGACAGGTGTAGTTTCGTCAGTTGGCCACGATTCGGATGTGTTTTATAATAATCTGCTTGAGGGTGTCAGTGGAATTAGTGAAATCGAGGCTTTTGATTGTGCTCAGTTCCCAACG AGAATTGCAGGAGAAATCAAGGATTTCTCGACAGAGGGATGGGTAGCACCAAAACTCTCAAAGAGAGCGGACAAATTCATGCTTTACATGCTTACTGCTGGTAAAAAAGCTTTGGCAGATGCTGGGATGACAGTAGATGTCATGAATGAGTTAGATCGAGCTAAATGCGGTGTTTTGATTGGTTCTGCAATGGGTGGTATGAAG GTTTTCCATGACGCAATTGAAGCTCTAAGGGTGTCGTATAAGAAAATGAACCCATTTTGTGTACCTTTTGCCACCACAAATATGGGTTCTGCTATGCTTGCAATGGACCTG GGATGGATGGGGCCAAACTATTCTATCTCCACTGCTTGTGCCACTAGCAACTTCTGTATTTTGAATGCAGCCAACCATATCATCAGAGGCGAAGCC GATGTGATGCTTTGTGGTGGTTCAGATGCTGCCATCATTCCAATAG GCTTGGGAGGTTTTGTGGCATGCCGTGCACTTTCTCAGAGGAATGGTGATCCAACGAAAGCTTCACGCCCTTGGGATGTT AATCGTGATGGATTCGTTATGGGTGAAGGCGCTGGGGTTCTTGTTCTAGAAGAACTTGAACATGCTCAG AAAAGAGGAGCAACTATATATGCTGAATTTCTTGGTGGAAGCTTCACTTCCGACGCTTATCACATGACTGAGCCACATCCTGATG GGACTGGAGTTATACTATGCATAGAGAGGGCCTTAGCTTCAGCTGGGGTATCAAAGGAAGATGTTAATTATGTGAATGCACATGCTACATCAACACCAGCAGGAGACTTGAAAGAGTACCAAGCTCTTATTCATTGTTTTGGTCAGAATCCTGAG CTAAGAGTAAACTCTACGAAATCTATGATTGGTCACCTTCTAGGAGCAGCTGGTGCTGTGGAAGCTGTTGCAACAGTACAG GCGATAAAAACGGGTTGGGTCCATCCGAATATCAATCTAGAAGAACCTGAGAAAGGCgtg GACACATCTCTGTTAGTGGGTCCAAAGAAGGAACGTCTAGACATAAAGGTCGGTTTATCGAACTCGTTCGGTTTTGGTGGACACAACTCATGCATTCTGTTTGCTCCATTCAAGTGA